aaatgggaaaatgaacttgtaaaccgccagctcaattttcgagatattgagctgattttttagggaggattttttttaggtacCAAAGAAACTTTTGAGACTATGAGacctgaagaaaaaaaatcattttttttgacacaccctaatatatattagacgggttcaaaaaaatcgactattttttttttttttttcaaaactcgcagtgaaatatcttcctagtCATGAAAAAAGAAGCCTGTGGAAACGAGAGCTCTTCATATCAAGTTTGAAAGGTCgctcatcgtaaatttctattttacgtttaaataacatggaaaaaaaaatttttgaactttggaattttacaACTCATTTTGGAATTAACATGTCTGGGTGAGAGAtacatattcttgaaggaaattaaacgctctaAATAAATTGTCTCTTAAGTTTTTTCTCTAAGTCTACTCCTTTAAAGGTATTCGAGTTTAAAGTTCAACATGTAATCaatttaacctttttttcttaaattgtggtataataataaaactcagctttgaaaaaaattattttacaatttttaaatgatattgatAATAGCTTTAAGTTTAACacgattatttttagtttataaaatttacgattttCACTTCAGCTATCAAAACTATAAACAATGAAATGCTAAGAacaacaattaaatatcaataaccAAACAATGACATTTTGATGAAAAGACGAGACTTATTCAGggaaaattatgtacatacaattcaaattttttttaaacttcagaGAGAAttaatttcagattttttaaattgaaaagtcatttattcctCATAGTAGAACAATAAAGATCTACTTTGTCAACGTcgttaaatttgataatttaatattttaagacaaatttttttttcaataataattatgaaatatttaagaaaaattaagaaaaaaaggttaaattaattacatattgaactttaaactcgaataacttttaaaggagTAGACTTAGAGAAAAAACTTAAGAGACAATTTAtttagagcgttcaatttccttcaaaaatatgtatctctcACCCCGACATGTTAATTCCAAAATGAGTtgtaaaattccaaagttcaaaaatttttttttccatgttatttaaacgtaaaataaaaatttacgatgagcgacctttcaaaattgatattaaaagcTCCCGTTTTCACAGGCTTCTTTTTTCATGactaggaagatatttcactgcgggttttgaaaaaaaaaaaatagtcgatttttttgaaccggtataatatatatatatatatatatatatatatcggtaTGGTACTTTGTTCAACATCctcaaaattttgttctagCTTTGATCAACATTGCTCTTAAGGTACTTGTCGGCatgtaaagaattttttagcaAAATTTACCCAAAAAGTTTGGTACTGTAAGAGTCTAgtaaatttctaaatattcaCTATgcacattgtaaaatatagTACTCGGTAGCTTGTATATAGAATGCCATTTCTACtaacatagtaaaaatttaggtATTAGTTGGATATTCccacaaaacaaaattttttaggtaattcttgctaaaaaaaattctgtgcgagtataataaaatacgcAATTGATAAATACAATCAGTTCacttttaagttattttttaaacgtaggatttaaaaaatcacatttatTGTTGAGCACTGCTGCTCGGCATGTCCTTTTACAACTAATAGTTTAATTACGATGCATAAAAAATCATAGCAATAAGATTTgaggaatttaaaattattgaatcattcagaaaaataaaatatttctataacTTTGTATACAAACACTCTATAGagtgtaaaatatattttgaatgttCCTCCTAATTTTTTCTTCTACAGCCTATAGTTCATCTACtgtaatgaaaaaatgataaaaatacggCGTGgcggatttaaaattattgaattattaattttaaaaaaacatctaCGAAATTCTGTAGAGCGACAAACGTactctaaattttatttgaaattttttttattgctaataGCTTACGCACTACaactaaaaaatgataaaaataatttttgaggaatccataacttttgaaatttaaataacacaaaaaatttgttaaaagcATACTTGTTAATCTATTATCAATGGTTTAATCATTAGGTTTGAAAAAgccataattttgaaaattttcacttagAAATATTGGCAGTAGAAACTCaactcaattaaattttttgtagagaatgcAATGTTGTTGGAGGAACGCCGGTCAGTTAATTCGAATACAAATGTCTTCATAGTTTGCAGGAGtaaataatgttaaaaaataaacatttttctatattatttaaatgaggaATCTTTGAATTCGATGAAAAACCtcttgaaattattattaagggCTGAGAttttaacataatttttttaaatcttttctacaaaattttcatgtgagagtaaaaaataaaatcggttttttttaaaccttaATGGATAATCACTAGGACACTTAtctgattaattattcaataaatcaaGTTCTAATCAGAAAACATCAATAGTATAAAttaatgttataaaatttttattactaacaGGTTGTTATTGACGGAGAAACTTGCTTATTAGACATCTTAGATACAGCAGGACAAGAAGAATATAGTGCCATGAGAGATCAATACATGAGAACCGGTGAAGGATTTTTACTCGTCTTTGCTGTAAATTCTGCAAAAAGTTTTGAAGTAtgctttaataaatatttagcattgcattaaattgatattgtattatactatttttattttaaggaTATAGGAACGTATAGAGAGCAGATCAAAAGAGTAAAAGACGCCGAAGAAGTGCCTATGGTATTAGTTGGAAATAAGTGCGATCTTCAACAATCCTGGGCCGTAAATATGACACAAGCGAGGGAAGTTGCTCGACAATACGGTGTTCCATTTGTAGAAACATCAGCGAAAACTCGAATGGGAGTTGATGATGCTTTTTATACTTTGGTTTGTTAACAGTCAgttattttttagtgtaattaaattttgaaacacgaagtaatttaatttgaacttaattaGGTAAGAGAAATAAGGAAAGACAAGGAACATCGtggaaaagaaaagaaaaaaagaatgcGTGCAAATAACGCAGGTCGTGGTCGGACGCGATGTTGTCTGCTGTAATTATTTGGTGTCGTTCATTTAAACGTTGAGTGTTTAATTGCAACTTCAAAATAtgaacaatataaatataaagtatatCATTTGCGCATATTTCGACTTCCTAAATTCGGTACGCTATTAAGAAAACTGCTACTTATATGTATAACttaaactgaaaaatatatccagtgtgatattttttttttttttttgtattgaaaaggtaatagaaaatttatcttgCACAAAAGAAATCATTTAATTCATCATTTTTGTGAACCATAAAACTGATTATAGAAGACAATGAGTATGATGGTAATTCCTCTGCTCGAAATTTCGATTCTATTTTAAGAATAAATGATTACCGTTGGAATACCAagttgaaaaatgaaaaaaatttatttttttagcacATAATGTTACAATAAATTCACAGTAAAACTGTTTTTATATCACTATGCTACCCAAATACCATTGCGTAATGTCAATTAAAGCTGTTAATCTTATATCTTGGTCACGTCATAAGAAGTAGCTCGCAATGCTCCATAGGCCACAACATTGCTACGTGTTTTTGTTTAACGATACATCATAGTTAAAGACAAGTTCAGACTATGTTTTGGTAACGTCTCATAgctaaaaatttactgatgcTTTCAGTCTAATCATATGCCAAAAGAAAAGTACCGTAATTTGGCAACCTCCTCATCTAATAACTTCTATTGCTTGAGTCTAGTGgtgtaagaaaatttataaaaaatgtaagtaTTTTCGAAAAGTTTCAAAGCATAGAgttgaattttcataagatTATATCCAAGCGTActttaacagtaaaaaaaaaatacattcaaGTCAATTCGAAAGTTATGACCAGTTCAAGGATGAAgctatatgtaaatatatatatatatatatatatattagggtgagtCATTTcggagcaacattttttttttttaagtgcatatggaaaaaaatcatagttgaacacaaaaaaaaaaattttcgcgcaagaaaaaaaattctatgtcgattacagacctagctcattgaaaaattcgatttcccatttaaataacacggaaaaatttttttttaactttgagtatttctaactcgttaacaaatcaatagttcgaatagactaatacatatttttgtaggaaattgaacgctctacaaaaaaggtctcttatcattttttgataaatccatctgttcaaaagctATTAGAACTTGAAGTtaagttggagatctttttacttttccggcgaaactattagatttattacaaaatgttattGGGTCTtatttgttgacaattttattttctacaaattattatcagtaaagttttttcaaattccgcattgttttctagttattttcatttcaatgttgagctcttgaaatcgatcagaacaccacttttttaagagcttgaaattaaaatgaaaataactagataacaatgcggaatttgaaaaaactttactgataataatttgtagaaaataaaattgtcaacaaaaaaagaccctataacattttgtaataaCAGGGGTTCGCACTTTtctctctattacactcaagtccacaaacggtactatctttgttgcacttgtacagtaaatggaaactttggccgagtttttctcttaaacaaacgaatattatcaaacaattaaagcgcacttcgctagattagacagtaatGCATCAAAGTGTGGTCTGTGTTTTGTCTTGAGAGATTTcgtttccgaaaaaaactcagccgaaattatctgataacccctgataagtctgatagtttcgccggaaaagtaaaaagatctccaactttacttcgagctttAATagcttttgaacagatggatttatcaaaaaatgataagagaccttttttgtagagcgttcaatttcctacaaaaatttgGTTTAGTCTATTCGAACTATGGATTTGTTAACGAGTTAGaaatactcaaagttaaaaaagaagTTTTCTCTGACCGCGGTTACGTTTGGTGAGCAGATGCCACTTCAATCCTAAGCCTAccgtcataaaatattttacaagcaACTTACAAAATTTCCTAATACAATTAAgttgttgaaaatattattgtttagtatttttactaaaatacgAACTAAATGTAGTTGGGACTTCCCAATGTACCCAGGAAAACCCATTTATGCATTtatctccgacatatatacatatctaaattttttaacaagtgGTATTTTTGAACCCTACTCAACCAATTATGATAGgttatgacaaaattccttgaaaaatcgaccatgagggcaaatacaatagttagatttaataaaatcggtctatcggttgacctagcgggccagccctaaaacttcccgctattttcgagctccttgagcttgaaaatattgttgtgaatactttttcgagctcaaaaataattttgcatgccgttgttttcgaaaaaaacgttttttaccatttttttctccaacgataactctcgaacgaattgaccaattgagacggttaaggtagcaatcgacgcgttttattgagttctagagctgatcagattttggaattgatttatctagttgtttttgagatatttcaaaaaaactaaaaaaaaaatttttttcaattctttcgacaacggtttctcttgaacgaatcaaccgattttgatggtttagatggcattcgacgtggctcataaagttttagagctgattagattttagaatCAATCCGTCAAgcacattacaagttatccaaaaaaaaaacatttttgaaaaaattgtatttttggaatttcttCGAACACACCCTACCGATCGAACTCAATTTCTCTCAGCTTATAGGAATTAACAAGCTGCGTCAAATGCTACCTTagagatcaaaatcggttcatccgttcaaaagttgtAGAATattcacatacatacatacggacatcattttgaaattagtcatAATAACTTCCTAGAACGTCGAAATGTCGAGATCTgttagaaattcggttttcgaaaatcggactaaaaccaataacttcccgttattttgaaaattttcaatttttttgcgggaagttaaaaaatctacctcataatttttcaaaaatacactAGTCAAAAACTTTAAGGGGTATCTCTTTTTTATTacctttaatttatatttaaaaaattccaaattttcaaGTGATTTCTAACACGCGGTAACTTTGAAGAAAAATGGTCGTAAAACAAAAACGAAAAAGGCAAATTGAAGCTTTAACcttatcaaaataaatctcTGTCTTTATCTGGCGAAAAAGTACTGACCGTCTCCGAGTTAGAATTTAAATCGTAATTATGATTTCATTTGCATAGGTGGGTCTTTATACGAATGTCCATTTACGTATTTTtcctaaaattcaaatatcctttttttcgattgtccataaattaatttttacatgaaCTCATATGttcatttatacataaatagttttattcaattaaccATCGATACTTTTGTACGATTATATTGATTTCTTAGATTACATTTGTTCATTAAACaaatgtttcttttttttaactatataatttttttttaaaccattttttacattaatttcttaaattacatattttcagttataaaaaagtccattaatttatttaaacttttcaaaattataccAAATAAACATATTTCCTTCCAGAGgtatgttcaaaaataaagttttttttttttttcagttggCCATGTGTACAGTTGTACGACTGCAATAATTTCCTAATTCCATATATGACCATTtgtattaatgtatatttatacttgaattattttattgttttttcctaatttttaaataaccattttcataaattccaaaaaaaattgattcaaaTGTCCAGAAATACAGAAGCACATTAAAACAAAAGCAACATAAGCAGGGATAAATTAATGTCCCGCATTGCATGAAAATTATCGTAGGAACTAGAAGATCTATGATagaacaaataatttataaagatagcattttctttaataataattattacactgCTGTGCTTAGGAAAAAGGCAGTAAGTTCACTTACTGCCTCTCTATTTTActaatgttaatttaacattaaTTGAACAGAAAACCAGTAAGTGAAGTTACTGCCTGTTTTCTACACACAGCAGTATAATattgttacatttttttacctaatttttcaaggatatttaaaaaaatatttatattttttcctaaATTGGACGAATATGCAGAAATTATCCGGCATATATTTCCGAAAGTCACAAAATTAACTGtttcaaatcaattaattttttcttttaataagtcATCACAAAACATCTATATAGTAATAGCTGCAGTATTAATGGACATTTGAATAAACGAACTTATGTTCTAATGGAATTAGCTAAATggacatttataaaaatggacaaatcccgggaaaaaatgattttgcctaattatatataattatatatggtattatatataattatatatggttatatatggacctatatataagcatatatagccttatatataattagacctaattataccgggaaaaaaatgattttgcctaattatatatgattatatatagaatatttatggttatatatagacctatatataagtatatatagccttatatataattagacctaattataccgggaaaaaaatgatttcgcCTAATtacatatgattatatatagaatatatatggttagatatagacctatatataagtatatatagccttatatataattagatctaattatatcccgggacaaaatgattttgcctaattatatatgattgtatatggaatatatataatagtatatataatagtatttacccatatatagttatacatgggtctatatgattagatcttaTTAGACCTGACCTATATAGAcccatatatagtaatttttattatattttagatctttagatctatatataatcaaatataaattaattatttatatatatattgagacaaatcgattttcgtcttcgcgatttttaccagcagccaccagaattcgcgggttgaaccctggcttaggctggcctctaacgaattttattttacttggacagagcagtgggctggggttcttgcaaagcaaagacccgcacttattcaaactcggcaacgcaggttaaaacttatcaacttacctcacggcttataaaattataggatATTCTTATAATGATGgtgaaattactatttgtaactcaatttataattattaaatcaaacTATTCGGTAGTCTTACCAGTATTTTAGGATAAGGATAGATTAGAAGGCAATGTATAATGTCAAGCGTTGATATTATAGAATTatgcaagtttattgccaatcgTAACAGAGATTCATTTACTTACATTAATTTCCGCAAGGTACGATAACGCAGTCCTAGTTGGAACGCCGGATACGCAATCCGTAACCACGTGGAATAACGCCTTGTTGTAcactaattttattacttaattctaatattattaccgcgaatatgtcgccggtaacgtataatgttttcaatatacttaaatttaattataattactaactaataaacaataaaaatattactttgcAAGTTAATTGCCAGAAAGAAATATAAGGTTTACAGAATATAAAGTACGTGAATATTGCAAGTATAATTGCCTGATTAATAATCGATACTAAATAATACAGACGTCTGAAcgctaattgatccaggatcggTCATTGACCGATAATTTTGGGCGTAGGGCTAGCCTCGGGACCGTCCCCACTTCACCCTTACGGACATGCGTCGACGTGACAATCAGTCATGTGACCATGTCACTTTGACTTGTGtagtttcagacggcaacAAGACGGGGAAAattgggaaccgcaaggctgaggacgaatatgacaattcacattgtctcaatatatataagttaatattttatttatagaatatatttaatatttagtttttcttatttaatatattagatgCTCTATGgtctttattgatatttaataatcaatactCGTTAAATGCATTATAGTTTTAGGTGTATATTAACAGAAATAATGATtacaattttactataaattataattttaaaatatttacgaagcgttacattatatttttcagtctgttaaaaaagtaataaacttATGTATAGTTAATAATACCCAGTTACCAAACAGTTTTTAAAGTGTTTGGTTTTTTGCATACATAATTTTCAACTCTTATGAGTtgtgttaatattttaacattggAATAATTAATCAGCATTCTCCTATCACTTTCTTTTATAGGAATTACATGCTCAATAATAGATTTGGTTTTGATGCGATATGATTtatatgtattatacataatcatatctaattatatatgagtatatataacttatatatgattatatataattagacctggtcaattttcagatctaattatatataaggtcttatatataattatatataattaggcaaaatcattttttcccgggatcattttataatatttcctACGTTAAAGAAGATAATCAAATTTCTATCGTGGTCAGGAATTATTGAGTGCGTATTAAATAGAAAGTATGTCGAAGGAACTGGCAACTTGATTACCAAGACATCTTCTCCGACGATTTTTACGGAAAAcgattaaatatgaaatagtttattaaatatcaggCAGAGAGGTGTCAGAAAAACTGAAATCTCGACTACCAATACATCTTTTCCGACGATTTCTGCGGAaaacgataaaatataaaataatgcaCCAACACCCAAcgacaaaatataaaatagagcACCAACAcccataatttaatttaaaaaataactaccTTTAACTCAACTCATACATAATACTGAAAGTAGAGGA
This genomic interval from Microplitis mediator isolate UGA2020A chromosome 2, iyMicMedi2.1, whole genome shotgun sequence contains the following:
- the LOC130678764 gene encoding ras-like protein 1, with protein sequence MTEYKLVVVGAGGVGKSALTIQLIQNHFVDEYDPTIEDSYRKQVVIDGETCLLDILDTAGQEEYSAMRDQYMRTGEGFLLVFAVNSAKSFEDIGTYREQIKRVKDAEEVPMVLVGNKCDLQQSWAVNMTQAREVARQYGVPFVETSAKTRMGVDDAFYTLVREIRKDKEHRGKEKKKRMRANNAGRGRTRCCLL